The Chloroflexota bacterium genomic interval CACACAAATGTCTTGGGATGGTAGAAGTACCATCCCAAATCCATTAAAAAATTATGCAGCCAACTATTGTAATCCCAACTTATAACGAAGCTGAAAACATCACCAAATTGATCCCCATTCTTTTCAATTTACCTATTGAATCGCTCAAAGTTCTTATCGTAGATGATGGCAGCCCCGATGGCACAGGTGATATAGCCAACGAATTTTCTATGCACTACCCAAACCAAATCGCTGTGTTTCAACGCGGTGGAAAATTAGGCTTTGGCTCAGCCTATATTCAGGGATTTCAACGTGCGCTAGCTGAAGGCGCTGAATGTATCGTTCAGATGGATGCTGATTTTTCACATCCACCAGAGAAAATAGGGGAGCTATTAACTGCCCTCGAATCCCATGATGTTGTAATTGGCTCTCGGTATATCCCCGATGGCCAACTGGACGATGACTGGCCTCTATGGCGCAAAGCACTATCGGCATTCGGCAATTACTATGCCCGCGAAATTTTACGGCTTTCGATCAAAGACGTAACCGGTGGGTTTCGCGCCTGGCGGCGAGAAACACTTGCATCAATGCCCTTAGGGCGCGTGCGTTCCAATGGGTATTCATTTCAAATTGAAATGATACATATCGCTCACCGCCTGGGCTTCCGCTTCTACGAAATCCCGATTTACTTTGCAGAACGAAATCTCGGCGAGTCAAAAATGTCTTTTCAAATCCAATTGGAAGCCGCCCTCAGAGTATGGCAGATTCGCATGGCCTATCAAGACTTAAAACCGCTTCCGCAATTACCTCTACAAGGCAAATAATTTTTCACCACTGAGAACAAAAAAACAAAAAATAGGGGTGTCTGGGGGCTTCGCCCCCAGACACCCCTATTTTTCGGCAATTACTTACAATGCAACCGAAGCGTAAATGGATGCGATTTGACGCTTCGGAACGGAAGAAGTATAATCGCCCTGACGTGACAAATTTTAATTCCCTGGCAGAGCAACGCATTTTATGGCACTCAAAGGCAACCTGCGCGATTTTTCGATCAATCAGCTACTCAACCTCATCAACCTGGCTAAAAAAACAGGCACGCTGATTGTTGAAGGCCCTAACGATTCAGCCTGGGTATCATTTCGAGATGGGAAATTGGCCTACTCGAAAATGGGAGCCGAAGATGATGCGCTGGTTGCAGTCCTTCACCGGGCAAATAAACTCACTCGAGCACAATACAACACGATAAAAACGCGCGCCACACATATGAGTGATAAAGAATTGGGGTTATTACTGATTAACGCCAACTACATCTCTCAGGAAGATATATTATCCAGCCTGCGAACAGAATTTGTGGGCATACTGCACCGGATATTTACCTGGGTAGAGGGACTTTTCCACTTTGAAGATGAATCCAACCCCCCGGACGGGAAGATCACCCTCCAGATCGGGTTGGAGAACATCATCATGGATGGTTCGCGCCGCCTTCGGGAGTGGGAACAACTCCAGGATGAAATCCCCAGCCTGGATATCGCACTCAGCTTTACAGCCCGCCCCGGTGCCGATTTGCGCAATGTCAACCTGAGCGTAGAAGAATGGCGCGTCGTATCGTATATCAATCCGAAAAACACCTTGCGCCAAATTGCCAACACGACCAAAATGAACGATCTGGAAATTCGCAAAATTGTTTATGGTCTGTTGCAGGCCGGATTGGTTGAAATGGTTCGCCCGGTTGGCGTATCTGTAGTACCGCAAAAACCGGTTTTACCGACGGCGAATACCGAAGAACAGAAATCGCTAGTCAACCGTCTTATCACACGCATACGTTCTTTATAAATGAACGTTGCGGGTTGGTCTTATCGACTATCAAACTAAGAGGCGAGAACTTATGCAAACAGTAAAAATGGTGGTTACAGGCCCCTTTAGTTCAGGGAAGACGGAATTCATTCAAACCGTCAGTGAGATTGACGTCGTTGCAACCGAGCGAAAAATTTCCTCCGAGGCCGAGCGGATTAAAGAAACAACTACAGTTGCGATGGATTTTGGCCGCATAACCGTTGACGACAACCTTGTTCTCTATTTATTTGGCACACCCGGGCAAAAACGTTTCGATTTTATGTGGGAAATCCTCTCTGAAGGCATGTTGGGATTCATTGTAATGGTAGACAGTACTCGCCCGGGAACTTTCCGTGAGGCACGCAGTATTTTGGAGACCTTCCGTGCCTACGCACCAACGCCCTATGTTGTAGCAGCCAACAAACAAGATATGGATGATGCCTGGTCTGTAGACGATATGCGCATTGCGTTGCGTCTCGACCCTAAAATTAAGTTGCTTCCTTGTGTGGCGCTAGACAAAGAAGAAGTTAAGAAAGTTCTTCTGGAATTGCTGTACAGTATCCTGGCCGAAATGGAAGCCGGTACGTTTTAGATTGATAACTCGCTACTCGTGTCTTCAATAACGACCGATCAAGGAATTCTTCATTACGAAGTTTACGGGCGCGGACGCCCTGTATTATTACTGCATGGTTGGCTAGGGTCTTGGGGGCTATGGCAACAAACCATGAAGTATTTAGGGCAATATTATCGTACCTATGCTTTGGATTTCTGGGGGTTTGGCGAATCGGGGAAAAAAGTACCCACCTTTGCAGTACAAGATTTTGTCAGTATGGTTAACCAGTTTATGGAGCGTCTGGGAATTGAACAAGCGCCGTTAATTGGTCATAGCATGGGGGGCACAGTCAGTCTCTCAACGGCTATCAACTATCCGGAACGCGTCAGCAAAGTGGCCGTTATTGGCTCTCCAATTGTGGGGTCCTCACTGGCATTTTTATTAAAACTGGCTGGTCGTCGTTGGATTGCTTCACTAGTCTTCCAGATGATGGGGGCGCTTCATTTTGGGCTGCGCGTAGGCGCGCCAATCATTACTCAAGACCCAAGATGGTATGAAATGATTTCACGCGATTTGTCGCGCACAACACTTGAATCATTCCTGCTCAGCATCGAATCCCTACGCCGCACCGACCTGCGCCCCTTTTTAGAACAAATCAATATCCCCGCAATGGGCATGTATGGCGATAAAGATGTTATTGTGCACCCCAAACAGTGGCAGCTTATGCAGGCGCATATGCCAAACGTGCGCGTTGAACGGTTCAAGAATGCCGGTCATTTTATTATGCTCGATGAACCCGAGCGATTTATGCATACCGTCCACAATTTCCTGGATAGCGAATAATGTCAACGGCTACTGGAATATATTTCTATCCCAATAATATGGGACGCATTATTCTTTTGGCGCTGGAAGATGTTATTGGTCAGACCGGGATCAATATGCTCACTAATCTATCGGAGCAAGTCGAGCAAAACACATTGCCGCCCGCCAACTTTGACCGACACTTTCCCTTCGAACGCCTCAGCACGCTGATGGCAGGGCTTGAAAACTATTATGGCCCCAGAGCCGGACGCGGGTTGGCATTACGCACGGGTCAGGCTTGCTTTCAGTACGGACTAGAAAACTACGGGGTTTTGCTAGGCGCTAGCGATATGGCCTTTCGACTGCTCCCCTTGCCAACAAAACTAAAAATAGGCGCCGAATTATTTGCCCAGGCCTTCAATCAATTTTCAGACCAACAAGTGCAGATTACAGAGACCGAAGAAATTATTTCTTGGCAAATTGAACGCTGTCCACTTTGCTGGCAACGGCATACCGATGCCCCAGCCTGCCATTTGGCTGTTGGCATTTTGCAAGAAGCGCTTTACTGGATTAGCAGCGGCAAATATTTTAATGTAGAAGAGACAACTTGTATTGCACAAGGCGATTCAGCGTGTACAATAGAGATTAACAAAACACCGCTTGGCTAAACGATGCAAAAAATCATTCTGCCTGCCCCTCGCCATATTCACCCATTCAACGAACCCGCGCGCGATCTACGGATTCAGAATAAGCCGCTCTGGCTAATTCAGCGCGATGTGCTTAGCCCCTACATTGAGCGCGAATTACAAGTAGGCCCCGATGCAGAACTACCCAATTTCTCGGGACCAGCTCTGGTTTACCGTGATAATCTTTATTTCGATGCCGAATATATCAAAGAATTTATCATCCAGGCCAAAAAACGCGCTGGGGCTTCACGCGCAGCCTGTTCTGCAAACGATCTGGCATTTCGAGAACACGCCTTGCCTCTTTCGCACTCCTACGAAAAATCGGGCGAAAATTATCTCCTTGATCTCTGGTACTACCCCCACGGCTCCAGCCCTCATACAGAGCCTCTGGTGATTGATCTTTTTGCACGTGAAATTGGCTATTACCATGTACCCACCTACATGGCTACTGAATCGGGCGATCTCACTTTTCAGGTTCCACTGCGCAGCATTATCGCCATAGATGCCTGGACACATATTTTCATTGTCGATGTTGTCTTCGGCTTGTTTTCTCGCGGCGCTCGCTTTGAAAAACACTTGGATGAAAATCCCTATTTTAAACTAAAAGTGCTTGCCAACGCTATGTACGAAGGCAAACAGGTTTTAGAATCATCGGGCGTAGTGCAAATTGGGCGCAACTGTGTGATTGACCCCACCGCCATCATCCACGGCCCGACAACCATTGGCGACAACGTGACAATCGGCCCGGGTGCGGTGATCGAAAATTGCATTATTGGCGATAACGTCAATATCGGGCAAGGCTGCCAGGTAATGCTTTCTGTGATTGGCGATGGCGCCTTCTTGCCTTTCCGCGCCGCCATGTTTATGACCACGTTTATGGATAACAGCATGGTGGCACAAAACACCTGCCTGCAAATGTGCGTTATCGGACGCAATACTTTCATTGGCGCGGGATCAACCTTCACCGACTTCAACCTGATTCCCACGCCGCTCAAAGCGCGGGATGGCGATGGCAGAACCCTCGGAGATGCCAATCGACCGGTATTGGGAGGCTGCGTAGGACATAACTGCCGCCTGGGTTCAGGGATGATCTTCTTCCCGGCACGGACGATCGAATCGGACGTTGTGCTGGTTGCATCCCCCGAGCGGAGAGTTGTCTCCAAAGATATTTCCTATGAAGAAAGCGATCATCATCTGTTTAATTTTGCCAAACTGCACCCGCGTCTGTACCCCCGTCCAGGCGAAATAGAACATGAAACCTGGTAAACCGTGGATTCATTTGCCTTTATCATTCATCCGATTGACCCTAAACGCGATGTCAGTCGCAAGTTCCCATTTCTGGGACGCGTATTGCCAGTATCTTTAATAAACTTCTTCTCCACATTCTTCCCGCCTGTATACCTCTCCGAAATTGAAGGCATTACCTCGCAAGCCACTGGAAAACAAATCCGCGGCTGGCTGATTGCATGCCCCCTTACAGCGGCGCGTATGTTAGAATTGCCCCAGAAACTAGTCTACAATAAAATTATTCAGACTGGTCGAATGGCAGAACGGTTGGGCGCGCAGATATTAGGTCTCGGCGCTTTTACATCGGTCGTGGGCGATGGCGGCCTGACAATAGCCAAAGCCCTCAAAGTGCCCGTAACAACAGGCGATGCCTATACCATAGCAGTGGCTGTTGAGGCTGTGTCGCAAGCCGCCGAAAGAATTGGGCTAGTATCTACTCAAACAACGGCAGCCGTGGTTGGCGCAACCGGCGCCATTGGCAAAGTATGCAGCCAATTGCTGGCCGATAAAGTGCCTCAACTTTATCTGATCGGGCGTGATGAGCAAAAATTGCGCACGCTACAACAGCAATTGCAAGCCCAAACCAGAACCACGCTTCATATCAGTACCGATGTTCGCACGATTAAAAACGCGCAAATCATTCTTACAGTTTCAAGCGCTGCACATACCATTATCCAGCCAGAGTATCTCAAACCCGGCAGTGTTATCTGCGATGTGGCGCGACCCCGCGATGTTTCGGCACACGTTGCCGCGCAGCGCAAAGATGTGCTTGTCATAGATGGCGGCATTGTAGACGTGCCCGGGCCGGTGAACTTCAACTTCGATTTTGGGTTCCCGTCCGGAAAAGCCTATGCCTGCATGGCCGAAACCATGGCGTTGGCGTTAGATGGCCGTTTCGAAGATTATACGGTTGGCAAAGATATTACCCGACAGCGTGTTGATGAAATTGCTGGCATTGCCCGTAAACATGGATTTCGTCTGAGCGGGTTTCGTTCATTTGAGAAACCCGTAACTGAAGGACAAATCAACGCAGTGCGTAAATTTGTATGAGGTACTTCGCAATAATATATACGTTGAGTTTATTCCAAAAAAACAGAGGCTTGATTCGCCGCTATTCCGCCTCGCGATGACATTTCTAAGGTAGGAGGAAACATTGGTCTCAATATTTCTGCCTCGACCACCTTCATATAGGAGGTTTCCATGAGTCAACATCGCTTATTAATTGTTGAAGATGATTTTGACATCTCGAATATGCTGCGCATATATTTTGCCGGACAGGGATATGATGTTGATATCGCCCAGCGTGGTGCGATCGCGCTCGAGAAAACCCGGCAAAACCTGCCCCATCTGATTGTTCTCGATATTATGCTCCCCGATATTGATGGCTATGAAGTCTGCCGTCAGTTGAGAACCAGTACGCGTACAAGCCATATCCCGGTGATATTTCTCACGCAAAAAGATGAGCGCAGTGACCGTTTGCAGGGGCTTGAATTGGGCGCAGACGACTATATCACCAAGCCATTCGACATTGAAGAGTTAAAACTACGCGTCCAAAACGCAATTGCGCGCGCCGAGCGCGAAAGCCTCACCGATCCGCGCTCCGGCCTGCCTTCTGGACGTTTGCTTGAAGACCATCTGCGCCGTATTATTCGCGCCGATGGCTGGGCGCTGATGGATATTCGTATCAATGGCTATCAGCCCTTCAAAGAAGAGTATGGATTTGTTGCCGCAGACGATGTATTACGATTTACAGCCATGCTCTTGAATGAAATCGTCGACGAACTGGGAACACCCGATGATTTTATCGGTCATGCTGGCGGTGATAATTTCATCATCATCATTGAAGCGGAAAACAGCGCCACTATTCGGGGCCGTATAAAAGCCCGCTTCAGCGAAGAAATCCTCACGCACTATAACTTCATAGACCGCGAACAGGGGTATATTTCCATCACAAACGCCAGCGGCGAAGAAGAACACATCCCACTGATGAGTGTTGGGGTTGGGTTGGTTTCTCCTGCCGAACATCAGTTTGCGGATATTCGTGAGATCACCGAGTTGGCTGCCGAAGCCCGTCGGGCTGAGGGGTAAGCATTTGCAGAACCAACTTTGGGCGCAAGAACATCTTCTGGTTCGCTGACCAGCTATGTTCGAAATGGCCGCCATTCCCCTCGGAATATCACTATTTCTCACCGGGCTAGGGTTCATTAGCCTGACATTTTTGCTCGCGCGCTTCATCTCAAAAAAACTATCTTTATCAAAAAATCCGTCCCCTATGTCTGTAAACCTTGATTTACAAGACCACGATAACGCGGTTTTTATCGTGCAACCTGGTGGGCGTATCCGCTATATTAACGATCAGGCACGCACAATATTTGATGTGTGGGACGTAACGCCGAATATTGAGCGACTGGCGCGCAAAGTTCGGCCGGGAAACACATTATTAAGTTTGTGCGCCACAGAGGGAGAGGCCCAGCTAATGGTTACGGGCCAGACGATGGATGCAGCTTCGTATTTCATCCCGAATGGGAGCGGAAAGCATGTACTCGTTTCCCTGCGTCCGCAGCAACTCAATATACTGGGTTCCAGCAAAAGTGGAGTTTCCAACCAGACTATCGAGATTTTAACCGCGCTCAATCAGGCTATGGCCGCCGATTTGGAATTGGAAACCACCTTGCAGGCCATTTTAGACAGTGTTGATCGATTGATTCCCACAGATTTTGCAGAGATTACAATATGGGAACCAGAAACGAAGCAATTGGTGCCCTACCGTTTTGTAGGCGTACAGGGGATTGACCGTCATCTGGAAACCACGGGGGAACGTTACCCGTTGGGCGAGGGTTATTCTGGGGCGGTGGCAGCCAGCAAAGCGGTGTTGCTCATCGAAGATGTTGACCGGCATCACGCTGTCCGCCCATTGATTGACCGGCAAAAATACCCATTTCACTCTTACCTGGGATTGCCCTTGCTAATGGGGGGCGAATTGATCGGTACGCTTGATCTGACATCACTCGATAGAAGCGCTTTTCGCGAAGAAGATGTTGAACTATTGCAATTACTATCAGGGCAAGCGGCGATAGCATTGCATAATGCGCTGCTTTACCGGGAAGAAAAACGCCGCTCGCTGGAACTTTCAAGCCTGGCGCAGCTTACGCAAGCAATTAGCTCGGTGAGAGATTCGAAAGAGCTTTTTGCGCGTCTCTCCCAAGGGATCGCATCATTACTGGATGTCGAAATTGCGGGTTTCTTATTATTCGACGAAGCCCATCGCCGTCTGGTAGCTCAGCTCCCCTTTGTTGGCGTTCCTCCTGAATTTGTGGCTTTGTATCAGGCCGAGATTCCACCCGATAGCCCTGGTGACCGTGTGTGGCGCAAACAAGAGCTGCTGGTTTTTAGCGATACAAGCGAAGACGAAAATATGATTGCTCTGGGACTGGCGCATTTGGCCCGCCCCACTGGAATGAAACACGCCGTATTGGTTCCGCTGAAAAGTGGCGGACGCTCGCTGGGATACTTGCAAGTTGCCAACAAAAAAGATGGGGGCAACTTCACCCTGGATGACGAACGCTTGCTAGCAATCCTTGCCGGGCAAGCCGCTCCCATTGTCGAAAACGCCGATCTGGTACAGCAATCCATTCAGCGGGCATTACGAGCAGAGTCGCTGCGCCGTATTGCCAGCCTGTCTGGCTCCGAAGCCGATCTCAATGAAACCCTCAAATATTCGGTGCTTGAGCTTTCTCGCCTGCTAAAGGCAGATGCCGCGGCGATATTCTTTTTAGATGAAAATCTTGGCGCGCTACGCGTCCATGCTGAATCCATTTACGGCGTAGACCCCAAACTCCATGAACAACTGGGGAAAATTCCCGTATCTCAAACCTTTGCCCAGTATATCGTTACGCACAGCCAACAAGCTTTCATCACTAATGATACATTGGAAGATCGCCGTATCGTGCCACCGTATCGCTTAATGATCGAAACCCTGGAAACGCGCTCGGCAATTGATGTCCCGCTGATCTTCCGCGGCCGGGGGGTGGGAGAAATTGTTTTAGCGAGTCGGCACCCCGATCATTTTACGCGCAGTGATATTCAACTAACGATGACTGTGGCCGGGCAATTGGGTGTTGCCATTGAACGAGATGCACTCACCCATCAGACGGATGCCAACTTGAGGCAACGCGTCGATCAACTCACAGCGCTCACCCGCATTGGGCGAGAACTCAACTCATCGGCAGACCCCGATCATATCCTTAAACGAGTCTACGAAGAAGCCATCAGCGCCATCCAAGCAGATTGCGGCACAATACTATTATTCAAAGATTCTGCACAAACTTCAGCAGAACCCGAAGTACGCGCTTACCTGGGCGATGCCCCCGGCAAGGAATTGCATCCCCTGGAAAAAATGGTTCTTCAACAAAGCCAACCTGTATTGGTTAGCGATTATCAAAATCCGCCAGAGGCGCTCGACGAAGCCTCAATACGACCGCCACATCAGGGAGTGCATTCAGCGCTGATTGTTCCCATAGCCTATCAAGGTGAAATTTTGGGGATCATCCATCTTCATGCTACGCAGCCAGACCGCTTCGATGAAGATGCCGTTCAAATTGCTCAGGCGCTCGCCGCGCAAGCAGCTGTAGCCATCGGAAATGCTCAACGGCATCACAAGCAACAGCATAGCAACCGCCAGATGCACCAACGTCTTAAGGCGTTAAAGAGCATTTCGGACGCTTCTAAGGTAATGCATGAAAAAAACCCGCTCGAAAAACCCCTGTATGAAATTGCAGCAGGCATTCGAGAAATAACTACTTGCCCGGCGGTAGTTATCGGTGTTTACCAATCTGAAAATCAATTACAGTGGATCACAGGGGCTGGTATTTCGCCTGACGCGCTGAAACAGCTACGCGAGTTACCCCTCGACCAGCAAAGCATCGAAAGTACTTTCCAGGCAAAAGATCTCTTGCTGACCTCCTATTTCATCGCGCCAGCCGAAGAAGAGACAACACCACCCTGGATGGATTTGCTCATGAATCTGGGAGATCCGGCTCAACCAGGCTCTGTTATTTTTCTCCCTCTCGTCACGGCCCCGCTAAAACCTTTAGGTGTTATTGCAGTTTGCTCACTTCCCAGAGATGAATATCCGGAGCGCCTCATTCTCGAAATTTTAAGCGATTTCGCGATAGAAGCCTCCTACATTATCCTCCAATACGAATGGACACAACGGCTTGAAGGCCAGATCACAACCCTTGAGAGCCGCCTCACCGAAAGCCGAACGAGCGCGGTCAAGATTTTGGAAAACCAACTATTGGCGCAGTCCAAACAAAACAGTAATGCCGTATTGGAGATTATCGAACTCGTTGCTCGCCAACCTGATCGGGCATCTGTATTGGATGCTGTTGGACAGGGGTTGATTTCGAAATTAGGGCTGGAGGCTGTACTCGTCGTAGAGATGCAGGCAGACACCCCCCAACTCATTGAAACCTTTGGAAAGCAGCCCAAGAATATCCGCATCGATGCATTATTAGGTCAACGAAACCCCCTGGTTCAAAGCATCCACGCTGGTGATATTTACCTGATTGAAGATATCGCAGCGCACGAAACCTGGCAAAATTCACCTTTACTGCAAGCCCTCAATGCGGTCAGTTTCCTTTGCTTTCCTGTTCTGGCCCAGGCCGGTGCATCGGTGGCATTTTTAGCCGTCAGTCCAGCCCCGATCATGGCGTATTCAGCGGATGATGAAAAACTCTTCGGATTATTGGCCAGACAAATTTCAACCGCATTGAATAACTTAGCGCTGCTTGTCGATACCAGCCAGCGATTGCGAGAAGTATATCTGCTACTGGAGTTCAGCCGACAATTGGGCGGGCTGGAACCCCAACGCGTGGCACATTTGTTGGTGGAAAGCACAATTGAGGTTGTTAAACCCGCTCAGGCGGGCATGGTGCTGCTGTTTAACGAAGAACAACATACTTTGAAGCCAGCAGCAGCATATGGCTATGCGAAGCCCGATCTTTTAATGGCGATTGATTTCTTTGAACGGGACACACTTGCTCATCAAGTTTTCTCGGAAGGGAAAAGTACTCGCGTCAGCGAGGTGAATTTCTCGCAACACTATCGGCTGGAGCAAACAGATCTCTTGCGCTACCGCGAAGCTGTTGGCGAAAAACTGCCTGTCTCGGCAATGGCGTTGCCCATCCAATCTGGCGAGTCGATTTTCGGGGTGTTGCTGATTGATAACTTCCAGGATGCCGCTGCTTTTTCGCTTGACGATCAAATGATGGTTTCATCAATTGTACGCCAATCGGCATTGACATTGGAAAATATTCGCCTGTATCGCGCCGCGGAACAACGTGCTACGCAACTTCATGCACTCAGCAATGTATCTGCAAAAATTTCAACCCAGCTTGAGTATCACACATTGATTGAGGCTTTGTTGGAAACTCTGGAAGAACTGGTACCCTACGATACGGGCACGCTTTGGATCCGCGAGAAAAATCAACTCACCATTCGGGCGGCGCGCGGCTTTGCCG includes:
- a CDS encoding ATP/GTP-binding protein, whose product is MQTVKMVVTGPFSSGKTEFIQTVSEIDVVATERKISSEAERIKETTTVAMDFGRITVDDNLVLYLFGTPGQKRFDFMWEILSEGMLGFIVMVDSTRPGTFREARSILETFRAYAPTPYVVAANKQDMDDAWSVDDMRIALRLDPKIKLLPCVALDKEEVKKVLLELLYSILAEMEAGTF
- a CDS encoding alpha/beta hydrolase, producing MSSITTDQGILHYEVYGRGRPVLLLHGWLGSWGLWQQTMKYLGQYYRTYALDFWGFGESGKKVPTFAVQDFVSMVNQFMERLGIEQAPLIGHSMGGTVSLSTAINYPERVSKVAVIGSPIVGSSLAFLLKLAGRRWIASLVFQMMGALHFGLRVGAPIITQDPRWYEMISRDLSRTTLESFLLSIESLRRTDLRPFLEQINIPAMGMYGDKDVIVHPKQWQLMQAHMPNVRVERFKNAGHFIMLDEPERFMHTVHNFLDSE
- a CDS encoding response regulator; translated protein: MSQHRLLIVEDDFDISNMLRIYFAGQGYDVDIAQRGAIALEKTRQNLPHLIVLDIMLPDIDGYEVCRQLRTSTRTSHIPVIFLTQKDERSDRLQGLELGADDYITKPFDIEELKLRVQNAIARAERESLTDPRSGLPSGRLLEDHLRRIIRADGWALMDIRINGYQPFKEEYGFVAADDVLRFTAMLLNEIVDELGTPDDFIGHAGGDNFIIIIEAENSATIRGRIKARFSEEILTHYNFIDREQGYISITNASGEEEHIPLMSVGVGLVSPAEHQFADIREITELAAEARRAEG
- a CDS encoding multidrug transporter, encoding MQKIILPAPRHIHPFNEPARDLRIQNKPLWLIQRDVLSPYIERELQVGPDAELPNFSGPALVYRDNLYFDAEYIKEFIIQAKKRAGASRAACSANDLAFREHALPLSHSYEKSGENYLLDLWYYPHGSSPHTEPLVIDLFAREIGYYHVPTYMATESGDLTFQVPLRSIIAIDAWTHIFIVDVVFGLFSRGARFEKHLDENPYFKLKVLANAMYEGKQVLESSGVVQIGRNCVIDPTAIIHGPTTIGDNVTIGPGAVIENCIIGDNVNIGQGCQVMLSVIGDGAFLPFRAAMFMTTFMDNSMVAQNTCLQMCVIGRNTFIGAGSTFTDFNLIPTPLKARDGDGRTLGDANRPVLGGCVGHNCRLGSGMIFFPARTIESDVVLVASPERRVVSKDISYEESDHHLFNFAKLHPRLYPRPGEIEHETW
- a CDS encoding polysaccharide biosynthesis protein, whose amino-acid sequence is MDSFAFIIHPIDPKRDVSRKFPFLGRVLPVSLINFFSTFFPPVYLSEIEGITSQATGKQIRGWLIACPLTAARMLELPQKLVYNKIIQTGRMAERLGAQILGLGAFTSVVGDGGLTIAKALKVPVTTGDAYTIAVAVEAVSQAAERIGLVSTQTTAAVVGATGAIGKVCSQLLADKVPQLYLIGRDEQKLRTLQQQLQAQTRTTLHISTDVRTIKNAQIILTVSSAAHTIIQPEYLKPGSVICDVARPRDVSAHVAAQRKDVLVIDGGIVDVPGPVNFNFDFGFPSGKAYACMAETMALALDGRFEDYTVGKDITRQRVDEIAGIARKHGFRLSGFRSFEKPVTEGQINAVRKFV
- a CDS encoding DUF4388 domain-containing protein; this encodes MALKGNLRDFSINQLLNLINLAKKTGTLIVEGPNDSAWVSFRDGKLAYSKMGAEDDALVAVLHRANKLTRAQYNTIKTRATHMSDKELGLLLINANYISQEDILSSLRTEFVGILHRIFTWVEGLFHFEDESNPPDGKITLQIGLENIIMDGSRRLREWEQLQDEIPSLDIALSFTARPGADLRNVNLSVEEWRVVSYINPKNTLRQIANTTKMNDLEIRKIVYGLLQAGLVEMVRPVGVSVVPQKPVLPTANTEEQKSLVNRLITRIRSL
- a CDS encoding polyprenol monophosphomannose synthase — protein: MQPTIVIPTYNEAENITKLIPILFNLPIESLKVLIVDDGSPDGTGDIANEFSMHYPNQIAVFQRGGKLGFGSAYIQGFQRALAEGAECIVQMDADFSHPPEKIGELLTALESHDVVIGSRYIPDGQLDDDWPLWRKALSAFGNYYAREILRLSIKDVTGGFRAWRRETLASMPLGRVRSNGYSFQIEMIHIAHRLGFRFYEIPIYFAERNLGESKMSFQIQLEAALRVWQIRMAYQDLKPLPQLPLQGK
- a CDS encoding 4-vinyl reductase, encoding MSTATGIYFYPNNMGRIILLALEDVIGQTGINMLTNLSEQVEQNTLPPANFDRHFPFERLSTLMAGLENYYGPRAGRGLALRTGQACFQYGLENYGVLLGASDMAFRLLPLPTKLKIGAELFAQAFNQFSDQQVQITETEEIISWQIERCPLCWQRHTDAPACHLAVGILQEALYWISSGKYFNVEETTCIAQGDSACTIEINKTPLG